A segment of the Haemorhous mexicanus isolate bHaeMex1 chromosome 3, bHaeMex1.pri, whole genome shotgun sequence genome:
aaatcccccctagcagcagcagcagcagcagcagctctatAAAGCTCCTCTTGCCATCCCTGACACTCCACCAACAGCAGCCACTGACctgcctctggctctgctgccacagcccccttggccagcacagctctgctccccagctcacACCATGGAAGCTTGTCACTCTCCACAGCAATTCAATGTCACTTCATATGGAGCCTTAACTGTGGCCTTCATCACCCTGGAGGCATTTCCTGGCATGTGGATAAATGCCTTCCTGGTTTGTGTGCTTTGCACTGACtgggtgaaaaagaaaaccctgaaCTCTAATGAGAAgatcttgctgctgctgggatgctCCAGGTTTTGCTATTTGTGCTTCTCATGGGTATataaatttctttcctttatttatcCCAATTACCTTTATGTTCCCACCATACTTCAACTAGCTGTATTTTTTCAAGCCTTTTTTAATCATTGCAACTTGtggttttctgcttctctttgtggtttttattgtataaaaattgccaatttcagCAACAAGTCCTTCATCTACCTGAAAGTAAAAATTGACAGCATTGTGCCCTGGCTCTTGTTGGGATCAGGGATTTTAGCCTTGGCTGTCGGCATCGTTGCCTATGACATCGCTGACAAACCGCACTGCAACAGCAATTCCACTGGACGAGGAAATTTTGGGACAGCAAATATCAAAATGGATaagcattttttcccttctttttttcttgccgGCTTTGAATATGCTGCTTCATTCATGGTTGTcatctttgctgctgttttccttctcttttctctctggagaCACAAGCGCACGATGCAGACAAACTCCATGAAGGACCTCAGCATGGATGCCCACATCAGAGCCATGAAATCTATTTTCTCCTTCTTAGTGATGTACAGCATCAACTTTGTATGTTTGGTCTTAAATATGGTTTATGTCACAAAGAAGGGAAATCATATGACGTTTCTTATTGAAGTATTTCAGTACATTTTTCCAGGTCTTCACTCCCTTATTCTGATCTTCAGCAATCCCAAATTAGAAAAGGCACTGTTAAAGATTCTTCCCTTACAAAGAAGTGTAATGCGCAAGGTTTGCATGAGTTAGAAACTGTAATAAAATCTGGAGCCCATATAAAATGGTAATATTTCATTGTAGAAAACAAGTAGTTTAATCTCTAGTGCAACTCTCCACGCATTGTAGATGATAGAAATGTTCTCATCACTGATATTAAGAATATATCAAATACTATGAACTAAATTATTCTGACTTTCACAATATATTTTCAATTATAATTTCATGTAGATAATTCTTTAACTATTGTCAGTAACAAAGTAATTTAGACCTGGTACAGGGGCTGGCTGTAAAAGGGGcaataaaaatactgcaaacAGACCACCAAATGCTCTGGCATTTTATAATTGAAACAACTGAAATTAACTGCAAAGTTTATCATCTCTTTTGGTTtacctttccttctgctgtggcCCTGTGCTGTGGCATATATTATGGGCTGCATCACTGCCTGGCAGTGGCTGGTAGCTCTGTGTGAACACACTGAGCCCTGTCACTCCCCAGAGGTGGTCACTGAGCCACAAAGAGAGAGGCAGGAACGGCCCCggggagctcagggggtgcagagccccctccccactccagccCTGCATGTCCTCTGTGCCCCACTGCCTGCAAGGACAGGATTGCCTGCTCTGTGGGACTGCTCTCCTGGCCTGCTCTGACCTGGAGATGAGATTGGCTTTTCCCACTGCACTCTGGCTCAGTGAAACACCCAGGTTTTGTTCTGGATGAGGGAAACAGCATGAAAAAGGAGTGGAGGAGGCAACTCACTGTGGACTGATTGCACTTCCATTTTCCGtcgccctgtgctgctgtgggccaggaggtggaggagctggggatTAAGGAGTGAAGTTGAGCCTCAGAAGAAAGGGTGGCGGAGGCAGTGGGTTGTAGTTTATTTCTCATCATCCTACTATACTTTCAGTaggtaaataaattaaattaattttctccacATCAAGTCTGTTTTGTCTGTGACAGTAACTGGTGAGTGATTTCATGGTATATCGCAATCCACGAGCTTTGCATCCTATTTTCCACTGCATTTATGTGTGACAGTGAAGGAAGAGCTGGGTGGGCATCTGGCTGCTCCCTAAGGTGAACCCACCACAGCAGGTGAAACatgcagaacagagcagaacagaaccTGAACAGGTCACTTCTACCAGCAGCTCAGGTCCAGAGACAGATTGTAAGCAGCTCTTCTGGATACATCTCCCCTGTGAAAGGCCTTGAAAGGACAGGAACAGCCACAcatcccttctccccctcctgctgctcctgaactTCATCCTTTAACATGACAATCCCAACCACTTTCACAAAAAAGCCCTGGGAGATCCATCTCATTCCCTACATCTAGTGTAACATCCACACCTCACAACCTCACATACCACAGACTCAGCAGGAAAATCCAGCACCTTACAGATATTACCACACAAAACACCACAGCCCCAGAGAACCAAACTGGGGTCCCTCCTTCTATCCCCATGAAACCCTTGAGAAAGTGACAGCCAGCACAGAATCCCTGTCCTGTGCACCAGCCCCACTcagctggcactggaggggacagggtgtccatcagcacagccaccctgcacagcccaCGGGGACAGATGCAGgatgtgcccagcctggagaagctgacACAGGAGAGATGTCAGAAGTCAACGGGAATGGCTGCCCAGTGTTGGCAGGGTGTGGAAAACTGCTCTGGGTCACATTCCAAATTTTATGACTGAGAAGTGAAAGtgttaaaaatgcttttgccATGGACAGTGTTGATGAGCAGAAGCAGAACTCAGGAGCAGTTGCACACCATTCCTATTTGCAGAAACATAAAAATGGCTGGGGacaatgctaaaaaaaaaggcagcgcTCCAATACCCTTGGTAGTCACAGCTGTCAGaaagcagcaaggaaggagCACACTTTCCCTTTTGCTGGGCCAGGGATGGAAGATACAGGCTGTTGGACCCATGTGTCCAGTGAAAGATCAACATTCATTTCTCAGCTTCATCCAGGAGAAGCAAGTACATCCCACTTCCAAGAAATGAGACAGGCATTGCCAGAGGCTGCAAGTCCATGTAGAGCCTCCTGGTTGACTCAGTGACAGAAGCAAAGATGCAAAGGCCACAGACATCAGCAGAGCAAGCAGAACCACAGTCAAGATGCTTTTGTGAATCAGGTAGGATGAAGACTATCTTTTCCCCTGGCAATATGTGTAACTGCCATTGCAGTAACTCTAAACATTGCAGTGATTTACAGTATTGGTAtatttaaagattttctttagttgtttttatttttgagatcAGATGCATTGAAACACACAGAGAGACTGAAGCACTTCTAGCTCTTAAGGACATTGTTTACAGTGTATCTCTAAGGATGCACTCTTTTAGCCTTCTGCTTCTTCCATTCACCCAAATATCACACTGCAGATCCACCTCTGAGCACTTAGAATGCCTTTGCTCTGCATTGCAAGTGCTCAGAGGCACCAGAGAGGGCACATTACTgcttcccccttttccccccatttttctttGGAATGGAGGCCGTACACTTCTCCCAAAAACATGGTGGATTTTTCTTAAGCTCTTCTTTCTTGAATTCCCACTCTTCATCTCTCTGGTCTAAGGGGATTTTTCTCAGTGCAGCTTTCCTGCGGTAGTTCCTGCTCTCCACCTCTGCTCTAGGAGAGAAACCAAGggtgagcacagcacacacatcTCTGTCCACAGGTGCCCATCTGCAGGGTCAGGGGCTGTGTCTCAGTCTGGTCACAACCCTGACACCACCAACACCTGAGAAACACAACAGTGTGTCCAGCATGGTGCAGCCCCAACCTCCCCTCACAGGGAGCCCctggccccagcactgcctggatcCAGACATGGACATTCCAAGTGTAAATCTTGCCCAAGAGAAGACAaaccctttcctcctcctgcatgGCTCTGATCTTGTAGGCACTCAGGAGTCAGGAATCTCTTTCAGAAGCACTATCCGATAtcaggaaaaatcctttttttctgtaatagaGCATTTCTGTCACATGAGTGCAATGCTGCTCtagctgccagcacagagcaaagtCAGCAGCACCATATTGATGGATCTCATCACATGGGCTTTCTAtgtcataaaatcacagaatggtttcagttggaagggacatcaTCTCATTCCATACCTTCTGCCATGGACAGAGACAACTTCcccctagaccaggttgctcaaagccccacccagcttggccttgaacacttccaggtatggggcagccacagcttctctgggcaacctgtgccagagcctcgCCACCCTCACAGTCAAGAATTTATTCCTAGTATATCTAATCCTACCTACCCaggccattcccccttgccattcccccttgtccaaagtccctctccagctctcttgtaggcACTCTTCAGGTACTGAAAGGTCCTTTAAGGTCTCCACACAGCCTGTGTTTGACAGTGGTGGTTGATGCCCCAAGGCTGCTGgtgtttaagaggcatttggTCCTTCAGAAGATGCTTTAAACTCTGGTCAGACCTGAAGTGGTCAGGCCATAGGACTAGCagtaggtcccttccaactgaactACCCTATTGTCTTCTATTAAGTATCTGCTCCCAAGGGCaagtgtttgtttatttatttattcatttattcatcAGTATATATATGCCCTGCTCTTAGCAGGACCCTTTGGTACAATTTCAACAGCTGGCACTTTGCCGAGAGGCTGGCAGCAGATGTGGGCTGAGGGTCTCTCTGCCATTCTTGGCAGGTCTCATAGTATCAAGAGTAAAGCCCTTCTCTTGCAAACCAAATCTAATGCAAAATATGCATTTGCTAttcagaagcagctgctttgaaagcagCTGTTTCCTAACTTTTACATGTTCATGCAAACCTCAGCGAGTGGTACCGAGACTCAGCAGCGGAATATTCCTAATATTTGCATGTTAATAATATTTCCATGTTGATACATGTAATATTTCCATGTGGGTGCAGTCATCAGCACAATTCAGTGGCCCAGCCCAGGTAGGCAGGTAGTTCATGCAGCTGGCAACACCTGGGCACCAACAAACAGCATGCAAGGGTCATAAGGTGCTAGAAGGGGCTGAATTTGGATTCAGGAAGGATTTGGATGCTCATAGGCCTGCGTAGATATGCACATCAGCCCTGCAGTTGGTGCAGACCCTCAGATGGttttaaaaattgccttttctctctttttgcaTGACAGGCAAATATCCAAAACTGACAGGGAAGGTAATAAAATGTTCCTCATATTTATATATCACACATACTACTGTGAGGACAGCAGAgatgctctgtgctgcacagcatTTTGTGCAAGCACACTCTTAATTCTCTGTCTGCAGCATGCACAGTACTGCCCTGTACCCTTTGGCACTGCCTGACCCTGGACATCACCTCTGGGACCTTCTGCACACCTGCAGGAGCAGACAGTAACCGAAATTACACTACGAGTGACAACCATTCCTCCTAGTTTACTCCAAGTTTGCTGATGTGACGCCAGTGTGTGAGGGTGAAAGCATCCACTGTGATCATAAATTATAGTGGCTGGTTTCAAAAAGTATTCCTGAGCCTCAGTGATAAACTCTTGGCTGGCTTATGCCCATGAGGTGATTGCACAGGCTTTGTGTGTATTATGAAATGTTCTAGACTGGGCATTTGAAGCATCTTCCTAGTCATCAGATCTCCCAGCCATGCTGAGCCATGCAGCTGTGGGGTGAGTCAGGCCAGCATGTGCTTCTGGAAGACAAATTTTCTATCTTAAATCAGTCATTCACCCCAGAAAGCCCTTCATCAGCTGACCTGAGTCACCATAGGCTGTTCTAAGGTGTCTCAGACCAGGATGTCAATCATTCTGGCAATCAACCTGTCAATCATTCTCCCAAGCACCTTGGCATGCCACAGGCATTGCCCATTGGCCTCATCCAGGCAATTCCCCTACCCCTTGCTCCCATGGCTCTGGGGCACATCCAGAGCACAGCAAATGCTACAGACTTGTCAGGAATTACTGCTGAGATTAGTGCAAAACAGACAGCATTGAAGAGGCAAGTAATTGCTGTAAATTTTTCAGCCAAGGGGCAGAAGCCTGCAAACTTTCACCCTCTGGGTTAGAGAATATTTACCTGTTCTGGTATAGAAACTAAGTGTGGCAAGAGCTGAGAAGAGTATAAAGAGAATCTCCACTGTGTCCTGGCAGCTGGCATGGATGTTCAAAGGCAAGGTTCCTTCCACTCACCATGCCACTAGTGCtacatggagcaagtggattgcTCTTATTACTCAGCGCGCCCGTATAGGTAAACTGAAtctccctgggattttggaggtaATTACAAATTGGCCCAAAGGTGAGAATTTCGGTGTCACAGATGAAGAACAAGAACCAGTGACACGTGCTGAAGAGACTCCTCCATATTACCAACTGCcaccagaggaaacacgctacgctcttttcacagacggttcctgtcgcatcgtagGGATGAACCGGAAGTTGAAAGCAGGCAtatggagccccacatgacAGGTCACTCAAGctactgaaggagaaggtggatcaagccaACTTGCTGAGCTCAAAAGGCTGTTCAGCTGTCCCTGGAcactgctgagagagagaaatggccaaggctctacctttacactgattcatgggtggtagccaatgctctgtgggatggctggagaggaggaaagaggCCAATTGGCAGCGTAGGGGAAAACcaatttgggctgctgatgagtggaaagacatcgctaCCAGGGTAGGGAGgctacctgtgaaggtccgccatgtagatgcccatgtccccaagagcagagccaatgaggagcaccaacacaatgagcaggtagaccagGCTGCAACGATAGGGGTGTCCAAGATAGACCTAGATTGGGAGcacaagggagagttattcctatctcgatgggcccatgatgcctcaggccatcagggtagagatgccacctactaagtgggcacgagaccgaggggtggatcttaccatggacagtatttctcaggtcaTCCATGACTGCaagacgtgtgctgccatcaagcaggaaaagcgagtgaagcccctatggtatggtgggcggtggtccaagtacaagtatggggaggcctggcagatcgactacaacacactgccccagacacgccaaggcaagcgctacgtgctgaccatggtggaagccaccacgggatggctggagacccaccctgtgtctcatgctacgGCCCataacaccatcctgggccttgaaaagcaggTCCTTTGGAGGCATGGTGCAACCTCTCTCCTGCAGCCGCAGGGGCTGTGCGGGTGTCCGGCTAGGGTGCCCCCAGCCCGGCTGAAGATGTCCGCACGAAGTGCCACTCTCGGATTCCCTCCGGACCCTGGTAGTGGTTACCATCTGTGGCGTGGGTGGCGCAGGCGGATCTCGGCTACGAGGTaccgaagcaaaggaaggaggagggatgcctgtataagtaccaaggatcttttaatcttctttCCTGGTGAGTTAAGGGACAGGCGACAAAGTGGGTCTGGAGGGGGGGGCGGGTggcgctgataaagggagtgggtgtgataggagaagacacaaagcttaccaatcACGAGgtcccagggaggagcgtgggttacagctaagccactgaggatcacacaggggaggggaaaaactccagggacaaatcatacatcaaattaaggaatgactgacacagagaattctcgagataagggcgctggttaccatgacaggcaggggaggcgGGGGCAGCTCcaatagggagaaaccattgtgagggaagtacatgggggggaACTGAGGACagaaccattattgagttacaaaaggaataaccaattctaaaaacacacaatgccacagcATGGTACCCCTGAGaggattgagtcagacaatgggactcatttcaagaacagccttatcaacacctgggctagggaacatggcattgagtgggtgtaccatatcccctaccacgcaccagctgcaggcaaagtAGAGAGGTACAACGGACTACTAAAAACCCAGTTGAAAGCCTTGGgtgggggatctttcaaaaattGGGACCAGCATTTAGCAAAGGCTACCTGGTTAGTCAACACCCGAGGTTCCACCAACCGagcaggtcctgcccagtctgagtcCCTGAATATaatagatggagataaagtcccagtggtacatgtcagaaGTTTGTTAGGGAAGACCGTGTGGGTCAATTCTTCCtcgagtacagacaaacccattaGTGGGGTTGTCTTTACTCAGGGACCAAGTTGCAGTTGTtggataatgcaaagagatggaaCGACACGATGTGTGCCTCAGGGAGAACTGACTGTGGAGTGAGAATGATATGCAAATATCACTGTTTGTTAGATGTTATTGCCATTGTCTGTACATTAAACCATACAGACATGAGATAGAAATAAATGTGTAAGAGTTGAAGGTCTGAGCAAGTGAAAGATGGAGTTTTGAGTGAGTGAAGTGAAAGTAGagaatcctgcagctctgtagTATGGGGCCTGGATTCAGTGGTCCAGTGTGGGGATGTGATGAAGTCATGATGGGTATTGCTTGTAATTTTTGGGAAAACAAATAGAAGTTTTATGTGAATAAAATGCATGATGGGTGGAAGTAGGTTGACGATATGGagataaggggtggaatgtcctagggtgacattaggatgcttgtatccccattcgtgtgtgttgTTTGTGCTGGATATTATgctctgtgccttcaagactgtCTCTGAAaagtgaatgttttgttttggtttgttatCAGCCGCTCCCCCACAGCGGGAGGGACATACAGACAGTACAGTACATTATTGATTGCACTGAGCTAGAGgtgactgctggggatatttctcctcagagacacctttggctcgCTGGCAGTTGCAGTTAGGCACTCAGAATGAGTCCATGCAAAGTaaaaactcagtttacctctagtggaaaaagttcaggcgatggtgaagagaaagagagtggGTTTTgccggagggttaaatccagagtttattccaaggtgatACAGTTCTGAATCTCGGTAACTACTCCAACAGACCACGACCGCATGGCTTCAATGTCTTTTAAGctcacagggaggtgggagggagaggataggtgagccaccaacgaggtgggagggggagggtctcaggggacaatgacacctggacaggccaatgaccccaggtctgaaaagcatcttttgaacttctgccaatcacatgatgcccttgctggaatgtggaacttgacagacagcaattaggaagagggcagggggaagggaaggaggaagtagtcacagctgagggacaggatTTAGCTTCACATCACAACATCACATAGTGctacttttgctttttgccctgcttttcgctttgctcttgcttctgcttcgcttctgcttgctcttgctttttgcttcttctcattagttagtttagctaaacagtccaaatttcttcctggactgtttctcctttcctgttttgGACCTACTCAAACCTGCCCCGGACTGGGACCTAGGGACACTGAGAGTTTGCACCCTGTGGCTGCAACAGCTaccccagcgccggagggaccgataacagagtgaccacccccaagagagactttcagactttgtcatctttttcagagcagtgaaaaagtggtgtcatccagtattgttcattttttgtgctgagGGGTGAAaactgtgcctgttaaataaacaagttctttccacttctttcCGAGGTATTCTTCTCGAACCAGTTGGGGAAAAGGGCCATATAagtttgctttctggagaggTCCCCTTTTAGAGATCCTCTCCCAAATTTGACCTAAACCAAGACAAAACAACATTAAGGGGAAGATAGGAGAGACATGCCAaggatgctgaaaaaaaaaaatcttcacaaaagcaaaagccatcaaaaggcatgggatGCCTTTTggtgcagggacttgcaccaaagcttgcccagttggtccccattgaaatcacATACTTTCAACCAGCTTCTCCGCTCCTCGAAGGCTGGCTCaatcctctgcacagcagccaagcTGCCGTCCTCAAGTCCCTCTCAGGGTTGCCCGCGATCTCCACCagaaatgtggggggaaaagtgtgggatgcagaggttcagggacatcacaccataACCAATctgatccagtgaagccaaatttattatccctaaaaagactatatttataataattctctaCTGTCTACACGTCTCTAGCTGTTCATGGGTCTAAGATAGGAagctgattggatcatctaatttTTCATGAGTCTGGTTGTAGTGTTCTGCCCCACCCATGGACTgtcttttttcttactttcccaagctcactgacaaacttgctgagtcctgATGACTCTTCTTCTATCTTTTTCAGGGATATAccaaccccattttctgaatatgtccattattgcttgtgaacgtgtccattgtccattatcccaagcaggctggattgtgcatcggctgaatatggccattgtTCTGCAAAAACTCttcaatctgcaaaaaatcctcaacattTCCCTGGCTTTGTTTTTGCACAAGCCAGACTGATTTTAAAGCACGGTGAATTAGTTTCTGCACACAGTGTAGTAAGCAAGGCACTATAAGCAGAATTGAAAAAAGAATACAAAGTATCGTAATGCCAAAGCGCGGTAAATGCTTGAGCCAGCCAGTTATTCCCCAGGATTTTTGCCACTCATCAAAAGAATTCTCAACCACTGTAAGCTTCTTCATGTTCTCCTTAAGTAGTGACAGTTTCTTGTGAATAGATTCAGAGTGGTCAGAGAGATTCATGCCACAGATCCCTTCAAAATCCTCACACCCATGTCCTTGTGCTAGCAGCAAAAAATCTATAGCAGCCCTGTCTTGTAGCACAGCGTGGCGTATGCTATCTACATCAGTGGTAAGCTCATTCAGTATTGCAGATACaatgttaatttgttttcctgtccaacAGGCTAATTGCTTTAATTGTGTAAGGGCCTGTGAAGAAGCTACACCTGGTGTAAAAAGTGATGCCAGTATAACCGAAGGCCTATTCCACAATTCTACATTATCCTTA
Coding sequences within it:
- the LOC132325559 gene encoding taste receptor type 2 member 7-like, producing MEACHSPQQFNVTSYGALTVAFITLEAFPGMWINAFLVCVLCTDWVKKKTLNSNEKILLLLGCSRFCYLCFSWVYKFLSFIYPNYLYVPTILQLAVFFQAFFNHCNLWFSASLCGFYCIKIANFSNKSFIYLKVKIDSIVPWLLLGSGILALAVGIVAYDIADKPHCNSNSTGRGNFGTANIKMDKHFFPSFFLAGFEYAASFMVVIFAAVFLLFSLWRHKRTMQTNSMKDLSMDAHIRAMKSIFSFLVMYSINFVCLVLNMVYVTKKGNHMTFLIEVFQYIFPGLHSLILIFSNPKLEKALLKILPLQRSVMRKVCMS